A region of Hippoglossus stenolepis isolate QCI-W04-F060 chromosome 7, HSTE1.2, whole genome shotgun sequence DNA encodes the following proteins:
- the LOC118112536 gene encoding uncharacterized protein LOC118112536 isoform X2 translates to MSLQMFQHDTFRRHARMFLEPAINHKWKKEQQTMFEELKQKNKIAVVGDVRADSPDTAYIVLLAMEGPEPTTRATATGQDGNQAADQKVLMTSKPLHRFIRKEPKALGIVILIFGCAEILMGFHLTSESVHTSGSFYIPFWQGILFLVSGKLSIYTEIHPSKKMVTVCLAMYVVSLLGAVISIGFRMYCLSHVGYLKYRARHAVDQEWAQNRIEQLFGVEGLLFTSSLCAAGILIFLSSVARLALKSTNTQVIVRCTPAPAQSDATPN, encoded by the exons ATGAGTCTTCAGATGTTCCAACATGACACCTTCAGGAGACATGCTAGGATGTTTCTGGAACCTGCAATCAATcacaaatggaaaaaggaaCAGCAGACCATGTTTGAGGAActgaaacaaaagaacaaaattgCAGTGGTTGGAGATGTGAGGGCAGACTCACCag ACACAGCGTATATAGTTTTACTGGCAATGGAGGGCCCTGAGCCAACAACTAGAGCGACAGCAACAGGACAAGATGGGAACCAGGCGGCGGACCAGAAGGTGCTGATGACCAGCAAACCCCTGCATCGATTTATCCGGAAGGAGCCCAAGGCTCTTGGG ATTGTCATTCTGATCTTTGGCTGCGCAGAGATCCTGATGGGATTTCATCTGACCTCTGAAAGTGTGCACACCTCTGGTTCATTCTACATCCCCTTCTGGCAGGGAATTCTG tttcttgTCAGTGGAAAACTGTCTATCTACACCGAGATACATCCATCCAAGAAGATG GTGACCGTGTGTTTGGCCATGTATGTGGTTTCCCTCTTAGGGGCCGTAATCTCCATTGGTTTCAGGATGTACTGCTTATCCCATGTAGGCTACCTTAAATACAGGGCAAGACACGCAGTGGACCAGGAATGGGCCCAAAACAGAATT GAACAGCTGTTTGGTGTTGAAGGCTTACTGTTCACGTCCTCTCTGTGTGCGGCAGGGATCCTCATCTTCTTGTCTTCTGTCGCACGTTTAGCACTGAAATCCACAAACACGCag GTTATTGTCAGGTGCACCCCGGCGCCAGCACAGAGTGACGCAACACCGAACTAA
- the LOC118112536 gene encoding uncharacterized protein LOC118112536 isoform X1 has product MSLQMFQHDTFRRHARMFLEPAINHKWKKEQQTMFEELKQKNKIAVVGDVRADSPAFSSRYLSHSSSALQLKQDTAYIVLLAMEGPEPTTRATATGQDGNQAADQKVLMTSKPLHRFIRKEPKALGIVILIFGCAEILMGFHLTSESVHTSGSFYIPFWQGILFLVSGKLSIYTEIHPSKKMVTVCLAMYVVSLLGAVISIGFRMYCLSHVGYLKYRARHAVDQEWAQNRIEQLFGVEGLLFTSSLCAAGILIFLSSVARLALKSTNTQVIVRCTPAPAQSDATPN; this is encoded by the exons ATGAGTCTTCAGATGTTCCAACATGACACCTTCAGGAGACATGCTAGGATGTTTCTGGAACCTGCAATCAATcacaaatggaaaaaggaaCAGCAGACCATGTTTGAGGAActgaaacaaaagaacaaaattgCAGTGGTTGGAGATGTGAGGGCAGACTCACCag CATTCTCTTCCCGTTATCTTTCACACTCCTCCTCTGCATTACAACTAAAACAAG ACACAGCGTATATAGTTTTACTGGCAATGGAGGGCCCTGAGCCAACAACTAGAGCGACAGCAACAGGACAAGATGGGAACCAGGCGGCGGACCAGAAGGTGCTGATGACCAGCAAACCCCTGCATCGATTTATCCGGAAGGAGCCCAAGGCTCTTGGG ATTGTCATTCTGATCTTTGGCTGCGCAGAGATCCTGATGGGATTTCATCTGACCTCTGAAAGTGTGCACACCTCTGGTTCATTCTACATCCCCTTCTGGCAGGGAATTCTG tttcttgTCAGTGGAAAACTGTCTATCTACACCGAGATACATCCATCCAAGAAGATG GTGACCGTGTGTTTGGCCATGTATGTGGTTTCCCTCTTAGGGGCCGTAATCTCCATTGGTTTCAGGATGTACTGCTTATCCCATGTAGGCTACCTTAAATACAGGGCAAGACACGCAGTGGACCAGGAATGGGCCCAAAACAGAATT GAACAGCTGTTTGGTGTTGAAGGCTTACTGTTCACGTCCTCTCTGTGTGCGGCAGGGATCCTCATCTTCTTGTCTTCTGTCGCACGTTTAGCACTGAAATCCACAAACACGCag GTTATTGTCAGGTGCACCCCGGCGCCAGCACAGAGTGACGCAACACCGAACTAA
- the LOC118111846 gene encoding transmembrane protein 109 isoform X2: MARLFLTVCVLLLLGWQGAEAEQVGERPPAVTLRTLIAGTCQEIHGYAESLLGTGVVRSAAEFFEMVLRCVAEGAASGLNVIAVYVTEILRVTGFDAALPRFTPEGVAAFARWGLLALIGYWVLTIVLRLLIAVLRRVLWVVKTVLALWLFGLMVADKTATTDTTAVRLAGLVLVCALLTLLSSASEKSCAVEQRLSVLESRLRAVEKRKGD; encoded by the exons ATGGCTCGCCTTTTCCTCACCGTGtgcgtgctgctgctgctcggctgGCAGGGAGCTGAAGCCGAGCAAGTCGGGGAGAGGCCACCGGCGGTCACCCTCCGCACCCTGATCGCGGGAACCTGCCAGGAGATCCACGGGTACGCGGAGTCGCTGCTGGGAACCGGCGTGGTGCGGTCAGCCGCTGAG TTTTTCGAGATGGTGCTCAGATGCGTGGCGGAGGGAGCTGCCAGCGGCCTGAACGTCATCGCTGTCTACGTTACGGAGATCCTCAGGGTCACAGGATTCGACG CTGCACTGCCCCGATTTACCCCAGAGGGCGTGGCCGCCTTCGCTCGGTGGGGTCTCCTGGCTCTCATTGGCTATTGGGTGCTGACCATCGTCCTCCGTCTGCTCATCGCCGTGTTGAGGCGGGTGTTGTGGGTGGTGAAAACCGTCTTGGCGCTCTGGCTTTTCGGACTGATGGTGGCCGACAAGACCGCCACCACGGACACCACGGCGGTCCGACTAGCCGGCCTGGTGCTGGTGTGCGCCCTGTTGACTCTGCTCTCTTCTGCGTCTGAGAAGTCGTGCGCGGTGGAGCAGCGGCTGAGCGTCCTGGAGAGCCGGCTGAGGGCAGTAGAGAAGAGGAAAGGGGACTAG
- the LOC118111846 gene encoding transmembrane protein 109 isoform X1, with product MARLFLTVCVLLLLGWQGAEAEQVGERPPAVTLRTLIAGTCQEIHGYAESLLGTGVVRSAAESAGLFLESMLGQERVRTLAMFFEMVLRCVAEGAASGLNVIAVYVTEILRVTGFDAALPRFTPEGVAAFARWGLLALIGYWVLTIVLRLLIAVLRRVLWVVKTVLALWLFGLMVADKTATTDTTAVRLAGLVLVCALLTLLSSASEKSCAVEQRLSVLESRLRAVEKRKGD from the exons ATGGCTCGCCTTTTCCTCACCGTGtgcgtgctgctgctgctcggctgGCAGGGAGCTGAAGCCGAGCAAGTCGGGGAGAGGCCACCGGCGGTCACCCTCCGCACCCTGATCGCGGGAACCTGCCAGGAGATCCACGGGTACGCGGAGTCGCTGCTGGGAACCGGCGTGGTGCGGTCAGCCGCTGAG AGTGCAGGGTTGTTTCTTGAGTCAATGCTTGGTCAGGAGCGCGTCCGTACATTGGCCATG TTTTTCGAGATGGTGCTCAGATGCGTGGCGGAGGGAGCTGCCAGCGGCCTGAACGTCATCGCTGTCTACGTTACGGAGATCCTCAGGGTCACAGGATTCGACG CTGCACTGCCCCGATTTACCCCAGAGGGCGTGGCCGCCTTCGCTCGGTGGGGTCTCCTGGCTCTCATTGGCTATTGGGTGCTGACCATCGTCCTCCGTCTGCTCATCGCCGTGTTGAGGCGGGTGTTGTGGGTGGTGAAAACCGTCTTGGCGCTCTGGCTTTTCGGACTGATGGTGGCCGACAAGACCGCCACCACGGACACCACGGCGGTCCGACTAGCCGGCCTGGTGCTGGTGTGCGCCCTGTTGACTCTGCTCTCTTCTGCGTCTGAGAAGTCGTGCGCGGTGGAGCAGCGGCTGAGCGTCCTGGAGAGCCGGCTGAGGGCAGTAGAGAAGAGGAAAGGGGACTAG
- the rnf20 gene encoding E3 ubiquitin-protein ligase BRE1A: MSGQKRPGDPGGPSSSGAPSEKRRERDGEDGGPGVSAAAGGSTAVETVIKLGGVSNSEEQDIKALQAKNRKLGEALDQRQVIEDELRERIERLETRQATDDASLLILNRYWNQFDENVQLITRRYDQASIEPEKSPGAEGRSLKPDTPEPDGDSNQERVKDRGHQGETSNSFLATLASSTSEEMEAELQVRVESSQKQANRVVEIYECLKRTVDQLKAEVDPGAEGSLWKAASTLNSLLSSENERLQQLSEDLKQKHSHMTSESRSLGRAANKADQRVSELQVLIEELQWDMEKIRRRENRLNAHLSEILERVNSKGYKVCGEASSVCGTITINKRKFEEMNSELEENRELADNRLTELQKLQQDLQTVHQENNNMKTELMSRAEGMVKETSEYRCLQSQFSVLYNESLILKGQLDETRARLNTTRTARLRQLEHMENDEVALQRKVRTEVFQLEDTLAQVRKEYEMLRIEFEQTLAANEQAGPINREMRHLISTLQTHNQQMKGEVVKYKIRLRETQAELNQVRASKGSAILQSQSSSEIDIKDETTSPSTPAISGEPAVKTEPDNGSSTPSSTGASVKTEPGVEPEATVKEEEKDEKKEREEKKEKDTVKKEEKDREREKEKEKERDRPTRSSGSSSSVIKEEKEKSGSSGQPEESAGERLSVVGGSKRKEMEQLKIVRAELKKAQESQREMKLLLDMYRSAPKEQRDKVQLMAAEKKSKSEGEELRQRLRELEERERREGKKMADEEALRKIRSVEEQIDILNKKLSIAKQEEDALLSEMDVTGQAFEDMQEQNIRLMQQLREKDDANFKLMSERIKSNQIHKLLKEEKEELADQLLTLKTQVDAQLQVVRKLEEKERLLQGTISTAERELALRTQALDMNKRKAQESALLSEEVRTQLEQVQQRLGLVREEVVENSISREKESFNARRAQEDISKLRRKIEKAKKPAEKISNGDDILNEEINDYKARLTCPCCNSRVKDAVLTKCFHVFCFECVKTRYDTRQRKCPKCNAAFGANDFHRIYIG, from the exons ATGTCGGGCCAGAAACGTCCCGGTGATCCGGGCGGCCCCTCGTCCTCTGGTGCGCCCTCAGAGAAGCGGAGGGAGCGGGACGGTGAGGACGGAGGTCCCGGTGTCAGCGCCGCGGCCGGGGGGAGCACCGCGGTGGAGACGGTCATCAAACTGGGAGGGGTGTCAAACTCT GAAGAACAAGACATCAAAGCTCTCCAGGCTAAGAACCGAAAGTTGGGAGAAGCCCTCGATCAAAGACAG GTGATTGAGGACGAGTTGCGAGAGAGGATCGAGAGGCTGGAGACCCGGCAGGCCACCGATGATGCCAGTCTGCTGATCCTCAATAGATACTGGAACCAG TTTGATGAAAACGTCCAACTGATCACCAGGCGTTATGACCAAGCCAGCATCGAACCTGAGAAATCTCCGGGGGCTGAGGGCCGGAGCCTGAAGCCAGATACTCCAGAACCTGATGGCGACTCCAACCAGGAGAGAGTTAAGGACAGAG GCCACCAGGGAGAGACATCCAACTCCTTCCTGGCCACGCTGGCGAGCAGCACCAGCGAGGAGATGGAAGCTGAGCTTCAGGTGAGAGTGGAGTCCAGCCAGAAACAGGCCAATCGTGTGGTGGAGATCTATGAGTGTCTGAAGCGCACTGTGGACCAACTGAAGGCAGAGGTGGACCCTGGAGCTG AGGGCAGTTTGTGGAAGGCAGCATCCACACTGAACTCCCTCCTGTCCAGTGAAAATGAGCGGCTACAACAGCTGTCTGAGGACCTCAAGCAAAAGCACAGTCACATGACGAGCGAG TCCCGCTCTCTGGGTCGTGCAGCTAACAAAGCAGACCAACGTGTTAGCGAGCTGCAGGTTCTGATCGAGGAGCTGCAGTGGGACATGGAGAAGATCCGCCGCCGGGAAAACCGCCTGAATGCACACCTGAGTGAAATACTGGAGAGG GTGAACAGCAAAGGCTACAAGGTATGTGGAGAGGCCAGTAGCGTATGTGGGACCATTACTATTAACAAGAGAAAG TTTGAGGAAATGAACAGCGAGTTGGAAGAGAACCGTGAGCTGGCAGACAACCgcctcactgagctgcagaagcTCCAGCAAGACTTGCAAACTGTTCACCAGGAGAACAACAACATGAAG ACGGAGCTGATGAGTCGAGCAGAGGGCATGGTGAAAGAGACTTCAGAGTATCGTTGTCTGCAGTCACAGTTTTCTGTTCTCTACAACGAGTCTCTAATCCTCAAGGGTCAATTAGACGAGACACGCGCTCGTCTCAACACTACCAGGACGGCACGCTTGCGACAGCTGGAGCACATGGag AATGATGAAGTGGCTCTGCAGAGGAAGGTTCGTACAGAGGTGTTTCAGCTGGAGGACACTCTGGCTCAGGTCAGGAAGGAGTACGAGATGTTGCGAATAGAATTTGAACAGACTCTTGCTGCCAATGAGCAAGCAG GTCCTATTAACAGGGAAATGCGGCACTTGATCAGCACACTGCAAACCCACAACCAGCAGATGAAGGGAGAGGTGGTGAAATACAAGATAAgactgagagagacacaagCTGAACTCAACCAG GTCCGTGCCTCAAAGGGCAGCGCCATCCTCCAATCACAGTCAAGCTCAGAGATCGACATTAAGGATGAGACGACCTCTCCTTCGACCCCAGCTATCTCTGGAGAACCTGCAGTCAAGACTGAGCCTGACAACGGCTCCTCGACACCCAGCAGCACTG GTGcctcagtgaaaacagagcCTGGCGTGGAACCAGAGGCAACagtaaaagaggaggagaaagacgagaagaaagagagggaggaaaagaaagaaaaggacactgtaaagaaagaagagaaagacagagaacgggagaaagagaaggaaaaggagagagataGGCCGACCCGCAGcagtgggagcagcagcagtgtgataaaggaagagaaggagaagtcCGGGAGCAGTGGCCAACCAGAAGAGTCAGCTGGGGAGCGTCTGTCTGTGGTCGGAGGGTcaaagaggaaggagatggAGCAGCTGAAGATTGTCAGAGCAGAACTCAA GAAAGCCCAGGAGTCCCAGAGGgagatgaagctgctgctggacatgTACCGCTCAGCACCCAAAGAGCAGAGGGACAAAGTCCAGCTCatggctgcagagaaaaagTCCAAGTCCGAG GGAGAGGAGCTGCGGCAGAGGCTAAGGGAGCTGGAGGagcgggagaggagggagggcaaGAAGATGGCAGATGAAGAGGCTCTGAGGAAGATCCGTTCTGTGGAGGAGCAGATCGACATCCTCAATAAGAAGCTCTCTATAGCCAAACAG gaggaggacgcACTGCTGAGTGAGATGGACGTGACAGGCCAGGCCTTCGAGGACATGCAGGAACAGAACATCCGGctgatgcagcagctcagagaaaAAGACGATGCCAACTTCAAGCTGATGAGCGAGCGGATCAAGTCCAACCAGATCCACAAGCTgttgaaagaggagaaggaggagctggCGGATCAGCTTCTCACCTTAAAAACTCAG GTCGATGCTCAGCTGCAGGTGGTGAGGAAGCTTGAGGAGAAGGAACGCCTCCTGCAGGGCACCATCAGCACTGCTGAGAGAGAGTTGGCACTTAGAACACAAGCCTTGGACATGAACAAACGCAAG GCTCAGGAATCTGCATTGCTGTCGGAGGAGGTGCGAACTCAGCTGGAGCAGGTTCAGCAGAGGCTCGGTTTGGTCAGAGAGGAGGTGGTTGAGAACAGTATCTCCAGGGAGAAAGAGTCCTTTAATGCTCGACGAGCACAG GAGGACATCTCCAAACTTAGGAGAAAGATTGAAAAGGCCAAGAAACCAGCTGAGAAAATAAGCAATGGCGATGACATcttaaatgaagaaattaatGATTACAAG GCACGTCTAACATGTCCGTGCTGCAACTCCCGGGTGAAGGACGCTGTACTGACTAAGTGCTTCCACGTCTTCTGCTTCGAGTGCGTCAAAACACGCTACGACACACGCCAGAGGAAGTGCCCCAAATGCAACGCCGCCTTCGGAGCCAACGACTTCCATCGCATTTACATCGGCTAA
- the aldob gene encoding fructose-bisphosphate aldolase B, translated as MTHQFPSLSPEQKKELSEIAQRIVAPGKGILAADESTGTMGNRLQKINVENNEEHRRYFRDLLFSTVDSNCVGGIIFFHETLYQKADSGKLFPQVIKDKGIVVGIKVDKGTAGLNGTDGETTTQGLDGLSERCAQYKKDGCDFAKWRCVLKISDGCPSALAIAENANVLARYASICQQNGLVPIVEPEILPDGDHDLKRCQYVSEKVLAAVYKALSDHHVYLEGTLLKPNMVTAGHSCTIKYTPQQVAMATVTALRRTVPAAVPGICFLSGGQSEEQASLNLNAINQVPLHRPWKLTFSYGRALQASALAAWEGKAANKAASQEAFSTRAKINGLAAKGEYKPTGSADAASMQSLHMASYVY; from the exons ATGACTCATCAgttcccatccctctctccgGAGCAGAAGAAGGAGCTGTCTGAGATTGCTCAGAGGATCGTGGCTCCAGGAAAGGGGATCCTGGCAGCAGATGAATCAACGG GAACCATGGGAAACCGCCTCCAGAAGATCAACGTGGAGAACAACGAGGAGCACCGCCGCTACTTCCGCGACCTTCTCTTCTCCACCGTTGACTCCAACTGCGTGGGTGGGATCATCTTCTTCCACGAGACGCTCTACCAGAAGGCGGACAGCGGCAAGCTCTTCCCCCAAGTCATCAAGGACAAAGGCATCGTTGTTGGCATCAAG gTGGACAAAGGCACAGCTGGTCTGAATGGAACCGATGGAGAGACCACCACACAAG GTCTTGACGGCCTCTCGGAGCGCTGCGCCCAGTACAAGAAGGACGGTTGCGACTTCGCCAAGTGGAGGTGCGTGCTGAAGATCTCTGATGGCTGCCCATCAGCTCTCGCCATCGCAGAGAACGCCAATGTCTTGGCCAGATATGCCAGCATCTGccaacag AATGGCCTGGTGCCCATTGTGGAGCCAGAGATTCTGCCCGACGGAGACCATGACCTGAAGCGCTGCCAGTATGTCTCAGAAAAG GTGCTGGCTGCTGTTTACAAGGCTCTGTCTGATCACCATGTGTACCTGGAGGGCACTCTGCTGAAGCCCAACATGGTCACCGCTGGACATTCCTGCACCATTAAGTACACCCCTCAGCAGGTTGCCATGGCTACAGTGACTGCTCTGAGGCGCACTGTCCCTGCTGCCGTGCCAG GCATTTGCTTCCTGTCTGGAGGCCAGAGTGAGGAGCAGGCGTCTCTCAACCTGAACGCCATCAACCAGGTGCCCCTCCACCGCCCCTGGAAGCTGACCTTCTCTTACGGCCGTGCACTCCAGGCCTCTGCTCTTGCAGCCTGGGAGGGCAAAGCTGCCAACAAGGCAGCCTCACAGGAAGCTTTCTCCACCAGGGCCAAG aTCAATGGCCTGGCTGCCAAAGGAGAGTACAAGCCCACCGGCTCAGCTGACGCAGCCTCCATGCAATCTCTGCACATGGCCAGCTATGTCTATTAA
- the LOC118112536 gene encoding uncharacterized protein LOC118112536 isoform X3 — MSLQMFQHDTFRRHARMFLEPAINHKWKKEQQTMFEELKQKNKIAVVGDVRADSPAFSSRYLSHSSSALQLKQDTAYIVLLAMEGPEPTTRATATGQDGNQAADQKVLMTSKPLHRFIRKEPKALGFLVSGKLSIYTEIHPSKKMVTVCLAMYVVSLLGAVISIGFRMYCLSHVGYLKYRARHAVDQEWAQNRIEQLFGVEGLLFTSSLCAAGILIFLSSVARLALKSTNTQVIVRCTPAPAQSDATPN, encoded by the exons ATGAGTCTTCAGATGTTCCAACATGACACCTTCAGGAGACATGCTAGGATGTTTCTGGAACCTGCAATCAATcacaaatggaaaaaggaaCAGCAGACCATGTTTGAGGAActgaaacaaaagaacaaaattgCAGTGGTTGGAGATGTGAGGGCAGACTCACCag CATTCTCTTCCCGTTATCTTTCACACTCCTCCTCTGCATTACAACTAAAACAAG ACACAGCGTATATAGTTTTACTGGCAATGGAGGGCCCTGAGCCAACAACTAGAGCGACAGCAACAGGACAAGATGGGAACCAGGCGGCGGACCAGAAGGTGCTGATGACCAGCAAACCCCTGCATCGATTTATCCGGAAGGAGCCCAAGGCTCTTGGG tttcttgTCAGTGGAAAACTGTCTATCTACACCGAGATACATCCATCCAAGAAGATG GTGACCGTGTGTTTGGCCATGTATGTGGTTTCCCTCTTAGGGGCCGTAATCTCCATTGGTTTCAGGATGTACTGCTTATCCCATGTAGGCTACCTTAAATACAGGGCAAGACACGCAGTGGACCAGGAATGGGCCCAAAACAGAATT GAACAGCTGTTTGGTGTTGAAGGCTTACTGTTCACGTCCTCTCTGTGTGCGGCAGGGATCCTCATCTTCTTGTCTTCTGTCGCACGTTTAGCACTGAAATCCACAAACACGCag GTTATTGTCAGGTGCACCCCGGCGCCAGCACAGAGTGACGCAACACCGAACTAA